From the genome of Natrinema marinum:
CCCGCGAGCAGCCGTTCGTCAGGTGGTTCGTGTCCGACTGGATGCCGTAGAGCAGCCCCGTCGCCAGCTCCGGCGAAATCTCGAAGTCGCTCGGGTCGTCTTCGTCCGCCATCGTCGCGCCGATGTCGTCGAGATACTCGACAATAATCGTCGACGCCGCGCCGTAGTCGGTCCGGACGTCGGTGAACTTCGTCCCCGCCCCGTTGCCCGGATGGTGGTCGACGACCGCCACCGGTTCGACGGTCTGGGCGCCGGTAAAGCCCCGCGGCGTGTTGTGATCGACCAGCACCACCGCGTCGGCGTCGAGTTGGGAGCTCGCCTCGACGGACTCGAGGTCCAGATCGAGGACGGTCCGGAACGCGCGGTTCTCCTGGTGGCGGATCTCGCCGGAGAACTGCAGGGTCGCCTCGGTGCCGACCGAGTCGGCGATCGCCGCGACCCCCATCGCACACGACATGGCGTCTGGGTCGGGGTTGGGATGCATCAGCACCGTCACCTCGTCGTGGGCGGCCAGTACCCGCTGGAGCCGGACGCCGGGTGGACGGCGGAACCAGCGGATCGCCCACCAGCCGCCCAGAACGAGGCCGACGACGGCGAGGACGAGCAAGGAGAGGACGAGCGGCTCGAGGGAGCGCAACGAGTCGCCGACCGACCCGGCTGCCAGTGGGTCCGCTCCGGCGAACGCGGCCCCTCTCGAGGCGCTCCGAAGGCTCATATCAGCAAATCAAATCGAACCACCAAGAATTTTCCCCATAGCGTCCGGTCCCGTCAGTCGGCCGACTCGTCGCGGTAGCGTTCGATCGCGGCGCGGTATCCCTCGCGGAACGTCGGGTAGACGAACTCGTAGCCCAGCCCGCGAAGCTTCTCGTTCGAACAGCGCTTGCTCGTCAGGATCCGCCGGCGGCTCGCCTCCGAGAGATCCCCGTCGGCGAGCCGTTCTTCTTTCGTCCGCTTCGCCGGTCGCTCGACGCCGCACTCGTCGGCCAGCCAGTCCGCGAACGCCCACTTCGAGGCGGGTTCGTCGTCGACCACCTGCACCGTTTCGCCGCGCGCGAGGTCCTCCGTGAGCAGGTAGCGGACAGCGCCCGCGGCGTCGTCCCGGTGAACCATGTTCAGGTAGCCTTCGGTGACGGGACCTTCGAGATAGCGCTCGAGCCGGTACCGGCCGGGGCCGTAGAGCCCGGCGTACCGGGCGACAGTCCCCTCGTAGCCGTACTCGGTGGGCAACTCGAGCGCGATCCGCTCGGCCTTGGCGAGCACTTCGGTCTTCTCGGTGGCGGGCTCGAGCGGCGTCTCCTCGTCGACCCAGTCGCCGTCGTGATCGCCGTGGACGCCCGTCGAGGAGGTGTAGACCAGCCGTTCGGGCGGCTCGTCGCGCTCACCGAAGGCCTCGATCGCCGTCCGCAGCCCCTCGACGTACACCTCGCGGGCGGCCTCGGCCCCCCGACCGCCGCTGCTGGCCGCGAAGACGATCGCGTCGACATCGGGGACCGACGCGAGCGCCTCACGGTCGGTGATATCTGCTTGCTCCGCCTCGAAGCCGGCCTCCTCGATCCGTGCGATGCCGTCATCGGAGCGGCGAACGCCGATCGGCTCGTGGCCCCGCTCGGCGAGCTGTCGACCCAGCTCGAGGCCGACGTGCCCACACCCCAGAATTGCAACCTTCATACTTCGCCTCGTGGTCGGTCGTACATAATTTCACCGCTCGAGGGCGCTTTTTCGATCGTCTCTCCCCGTATTCTCTGCGTATTTCAACTCGGCACCTCGAGCCGGCCGCGAACGGCCCCGGTCACTCGACGGTGACTTCGACCGAGTGAGGCAAAACGGCGTTCTCGGCGTAGCCGCCCTCGTTCCACGGGTACTCGTCGTCGGCGTCCTCGTCGGGGCCGGCGATCCGCAGGGGCTGGCGGCGGCCGCGCTCGTCGGTCGCCCGCGAGAGGAGCGTGTAGGTGCCCGGCGAGGGCACCCACTCGTAGCGGAACAGCCGCCAGGCGCAGTCGTAGTTCGGCCCGAAGAACTCGCCGTCGTCCCAACTGTCGCCGCCGTCGGTCGATATCTCGATGTCGATCACCGCGTCGTCGCCCGCCCAGGCGACGCCGACGACCTCGAGCGTGCCGTCCGCGCGCGGCGAGATGGTTGCGCCGTCGGCGGGCCGCCCGATGGTCGACTTGACGTTCTCGTCGAAGGTGTAGGGGTGGTCGATCCCGTCGCCCTCGAGCTGGTCCCAGGTGTCGAACGTCGACACCGTCGCGTGCGAGTCGGGCTCGACGCCTTCGGGGTGGATCCGGTAGGCCGACTGTTGCCACTGGGTGTAATCGTCGCCGTCGCGGTCCGCCCACTCGGGGCCGTGGACCATCGTCTCCGCGACGTGGAGTTCGGCGAGCCACTTGACGCTGTTGACGCCGTACCAGCCAGGAACGAGCAGCCGGACGGGGTGGCCGTGTTCGGGTGGGAGCGGTTCGCCGTTCATCTCGTAGGCGAGGATGCAGTCCTCGAGGACCTTCGCCATCGGGATCGAGCGGGCGAACAGGTCGTTCTCGCCCTCGACCTCGGGGTGATCGCCGCCGACCGCGGTGAGCCACGTTCCGTCGTCGGTCGCCGCGCCGTGATCGGCCAGGATCGACCGCAGCGGCGCGCCGGTCCAGATCGCGGTGCTGACGGCTCCGTACTCCCACTGGACGCTACCCGTCTCGGGGTCGAAGTAGCCCCGCCCGTTGCCGGCACACTCCATCGTGTGCGCGACCGCGACCGTCGGATACTCCTCGCGAATGTCGGCCATCCCTAGGTCGGCCTCGCGGTCGACCGCGCCGCCAAGCGAGACGGTCCACTCCGCGGCCGCGGGATCGAGCGTCTCGTTGCGGTGACAGACGTAGTGTTCCTCGATCGGCGTGAGCCAGTTCGCGTACGTTTCCCGGTCGGCGGCACCGACGACCCGATACCGATCCTCGAGATCGGTGACGGCCTCGGTGCCGGGTTTGCGCTCTACGATCTCGTCGACCTCCCGTTGCCGGTTCTCGCTGCGCGTCGAGTTCGACATGGCGGTCGGACACCACCGAGGGCGATAAATCCCTGTGGCGAGGTAGCAATCGACACGCCAGCGCACGCCGGAACCGAGCGCGGCTACGGCGCGCCGTCCGCGATCACGTACTGGATATGGACGAACTCCGCGAACGACATCGGCGCTCTTCCCTCGATCTTCTGCTGGATCTCCTTTGCGTCCATCTCGATCGCGAGGTCGCTCTCGACCGCGTCGACGTCGAGTACGGCCGTCGACATCCCCAACAGCAGGTGCTCGAGCGCCATCGTGACGATCGTCTCTGCATCGGGCGTCCCCTCCGCGAGCGCCTGGATCTCGGCGGCCGCCTCGAGCGTCAACTCGGGCGAGTCGCCCGCGGCGAGCGCCTCGAGGGTCGCCTCCTCGAGGTCGGTGTCGGCTGCGACGGTGGCAGGCCCGCGGTCGTCGACGATCGCTGCGAGGTCGTCCTCGTACTCGGCCCGGAGGTCGGCCGGCGAGTCGGGGACGGTCATCCGTTGTTCGTAGAACATACCCGGAGTGAGGAGAATCCGGCAGAAAGGTATTGTGAACCCCGCCGATTCTCGCGTGGCTTCCGGCCGGTCTTCGAAGCCCGCCGAACCGCCGCCCGCTCGAGCGAGCCACATCCGGGCTCGGTTCACCGGAACGTTCAACAGGTCTCACTTACAGGAGAGTGATATGAAAGTAGCCCTGATCGGAGTCGGTCAGGCCGGCGGCAAGATCACCGAACGGCTCGCCCGGTTCGACGCGGACATGGGCTTCGGGGCCGTCCAAGGTGCGCTGGCCGTCAACTCCGCCGAACCCGACCTCCAGTCTCTACAGTACGTCGACACGCAGTTGATCGGTGCCGATCGCGTCAACGGCCACGGCGTCGGCGGCGATAACGAACTCGGAACCGAAGTGATGCAGTCGGATATCGAACAGGTACTGGGCTCGCTCGACGGCCGCGTAACGTCGAAAGCGGAGGCCATCTTCGTCGTCGCCGGCCTCGGCGGCGGCACCGGCAGCGGCGGCGCGCCCGTTCTCGTCCACCACCTCCAGCGGGTCTACGACGTCCCGGTCTACGCGCTCGGCGTCCTGCCGGGTCGCAACGAGGGCGCGCTCTACCAGGCCAACGCGGGCCGCTCGCTGAAGACCCTGCTTCGCGAGGCCGACGCGACGCTGCTGATCGACAACGACTCGTGGCACGAACAGGGCGAAAGCGTCGAGGGTGCCTTCGAGACGATCAACGACCGCATCGCGAAGCGGGTCGGCCTGCTGTTCGCTTCCGGTGAGGCCGTCGAGGGCGTCGGCGAGAGCGTCGTGGACTCGAGCGAGGTCATCAACACCCTCCGGGCGGGCGGCGTCGCGGCGCTTGGCTACGCGACCGCTGTCGCGAGCGAGGACAGCGCGGAGAACATCACCACCGCGATGACCGTCGCGAGACAGGCCCTGCTGACCGGGACGAGTCTGCCCGAGGCGACGACGGCTGACTCGGCGCTGCTGGTCATCGCCGGCAAACCCGAGACGATCCCCCGCAAGGGCGTCGAGAAAGCCCGCCGCTGGCTCGAGGACGAGACCGGGAGCATGCAGGTCCGGGGCGGGGACTTCCCGCTCGACAGCGACCGACTGGGCGCGCTGGTGTTGCTCGGCGGCGCGGAGCGCTCCGATCGCGTCCAGGCGTTCATGGAACGCGCCCGAGAAGCCAAGGAGGCCCAGGAGGACGAATCGACGGACCACGCGGCGGCGTTCGAAGACGACCGCCTCGAGAACCTCTTTTAGCGCCGTCTGAAACGTCGGAAGGGCTTTTTACCCTCGGTTCGCTCACAGTGACAATGACCGAGGAGTGGACCGGTGGCGTCGTCACGGACCGCGGCGACGGCCCGCCCGCCGTCGAGGAGTGGCGGTCGGTGTCGGTTCCCGGGCGGCCCGCGGCGTTCGCCGACGAGGGCCCGATCGCCTATCGAACGACCTTCGCCGACCCCCGGAGCGATCCGAGCGAGCGCGCGCTGCTCGAGCTCCGCGGGGCCTACGACCGCGCGACGATCTGGCTGAACGGGACGGAACTGACGACCCACGAGCCCCATTTCGTTCCCCTTCGGCTCGAGGTCGAGCCCGACCCCGAGAACGAACTGGTGATCGTCTGCGAACGCCCCGATGCATTCGACGGGATCTACGGCACCGACGCGGTGCCCGACCATTTCGGAACGCCCGCCATCTGGTGGGGCGTCGAACTCGAGTCCCGGCCCGCGACGTTCGTCCGGCGTTTCGAGGCGCGACCACGGCTGGGTGCGAACCCGAACGGGGACGCCGAGGCGTCCTCGAGCCCGAACGGACCCGACGCAACCGCGGGGAACGCGACCACCGACGGCGCAGGCGCCGCGATCGACGTGACGCTCGAGATCGACGCCGGACGGGCGGTCGACGACGCGGTGACGCTGTCGGTCCGACCCGAGGGGTTCCGCGGGGGTGCCACGATGGAGCGCGTACCGGTCGTGGCCGCGGCGGGCGAGCGGACGACGGTGACAAAGACGATTCCGATCCGGAAGCCGTCGCTGTGGTGGCCCCGCGAGCACGGGCCCCAGAGCCGCTATACGATCCAGGCGAAACTCGGCGGCGACGCGCTCGAGCGGACCGTCGGCCTCCGGGAGATCGAGTGCGACGAGGACGGCCTGCTGGTCAACGGCCGCCGCGTCCGACCCCGCGGGTTCGCGCGGCTCCCCGGCGGCGACCCGCGCGAGGACGTCGATCGGGCGGTCGAAGCCAACGCGACGATCCTCCGAACCCACGCGCACGTGCCGCCGCACGACCTCTACGAGGCCTGCGACGAGGCGGGCCTGCTCGTCTGGCAGGATCTGCCCGCCGTCGGTCCCGACCTGCCGGTCGAGCGAGGGACCGAACTGGCGGCCGCGCTCGCCGAGGAGTACGGCCGCCACCCGAGTCTCGCGATGTACGGCGTCCAGGACCGACCCACCGATCCGTTCGCGGAGCCACTCGGGAGCGGTCTCCTCTCGAGACTGCGCTTTCGCTATCGCGCGTGGCGCACGTCGGTCGACGACGGCCCCGCGCAGGGGCTCGCCGACTCGTTCCCCGACGACCGGCCCGTCGTGGCGACGATCGGCGCGCCGGGGACCGGTGCGGAGGCCGCCCACCTCGCGCTCGGTTGGCAGTACCTCGCGGCAGACGACATCGACTGGCTGCTCGAGACTTATCCCTCGCTGGGCGATCGCGTCGGCTGGTTCGGTGCTGGCTCGCTCGCGGACGACGACGCCGATCCGGCGGACGTGGCGGGGCTCGACGCGGCCCTGCTCGAGCGCCGGGCGACTGACGCCGAGGGCTCACAGCGCGAACAGGCGCGAACGCTGAAGACGGTCGCCGAGGGGCTCCGCCGACGGGGCTGTGGGCTCCTCGCGGCATCGGCGATCCGGGACAGCGCGCCGGGCGGCGGGATGGGCGTCCACGCCGTCGACGGCGAGCCGAAACTCGCCGCCGAGGCGATCGCCCAGTCGTTCGAGCCAGTACAGGCCGTTCTCGACGGTCCCGCCCGGTCCGGGACGGTCGCCATTACGCTCTGTAACGACACCGACGAGGCCCTCGAGGCGATCGTCGGCTGGCGTGCCGGTGAGAACACGGACACCGAGCGGGTCAGCGTCGAGCCGTTCGAGACGGCCGACGCCGGCTCGGCGCGGATTCCGGGCGACGCCGAGCGGGTCGACCTCGAGGTCGGGATCGACGATCGGCGGATTCGTAACCGATACCATTTATAAGCGTCGCGCAGTGTGTGCCACACTCCAACATGGCACGAGGAGGGCCCTGCTAACCGGTTTCAGGGGTTTGGCGACCGGTACATTTAAATTACAAGGGACAGTAGTTGCGGGTACCAGAACGCCACCGGGGCGCGTATCGCTCGACGATCGATGACAGGAAATCTTATTCACCGAGGTTTCGCAGATCGTGAGCAGCCGCTTCGAGCGGCCGGACGGCTGTCGATCGGGTTCTCTCACTCAGTAGCGAGAGATCCGTACGGCCTCCAGTCGGCTCCCCGGTGCGGGTATGGCACAGAGGTTTGAGTAACATGGTAGACGAATCGAAGAACATCGAACTGACAGAGGACGACCTAGAAAACAAATCGAAAGGACAGCTCATCAAGATGGCCGGTCAACTGCGAGACCGGCGCAACGAGCTGAACCAGATGGCTTCCGAGCGGGCTTCTAAACGCGACGACCTCAACGCGAAGACTCGCGAGAAGGTCGACGAAGCCCAGGAACACCGCGAGAAACGCGACGAGTTAAACGAGCAGGTCCAAGAGCACAAGGAGAGCCGCAACGAGCTCAACGCCGAGGCCAACGAGCTGTTCGACAAGGTCGAGCAGCTCAAGTCGGACATGGAGCTCGACGAGGGCAAGGACCTC
Proteins encoded in this window:
- a CDS encoding DHH family phosphoesterase; its protein translation is MSLRSASRGAAFAGADPLAAGSVGDSLRSLEPLVLSLLVLAVVGLVLGGWWAIRWFRRPPGVRLQRVLAAHDEVTVLMHPNPDPDAMSCAMGVAAIADSVGTEATLQFSGEIRHQENRAFRTVLDLDLESVEASSQLDADAVVLVDHNTPRGFTGAQTVEPVAVVDHHPGNGAGTKFTDVRTDYGAASTIIVEYLDDIGATMADEDDPSDFEISPELATGLLYGIQSDTNHLTNGCSRAEFDACAALFSGIDEDLLDRIANPQVSDDVLQVKATAITQKRVEGPFAVCDVGEIGNVDAIPQAADELMHLEGVTAVVVYGENDGTLHLSGRSRDDRVHMGETLRHAISDIPMASAGGHARMGGGQLSVDHMRGIGPSDGISLEEFEERLFAAMAGER
- a CDS encoding NAD-dependent epimerase/dehydratase family protein, encoding MKVAILGCGHVGLELGRQLAERGHEPIGVRRSDDGIARIEEAGFEAEQADITDREALASVPDVDAIVFAASSGGRGAEAAREVYVEGLRTAIEAFGERDEPPERLVYTSSTGVHGDHDGDWVDEETPLEPATEKTEVLAKAERIALELPTEYGYEGTVARYAGLYGPGRYRLERYLEGPVTEGYLNMVHRDDAAGAVRYLLTEDLARGETVQVVDDEPASKWAFADWLADECGVERPAKRTKEERLADGDLSEASRRRILTSKRCSNEKLRGLGYEFVYPTFREGYRAAIERYRDESAD
- a CDS encoding sulfite oxidase; translated protein: MSNSTRSENRQREVDEIVERKPGTEAVTDLEDRYRVVGAADRETYANWLTPIEEHYVCHRNETLDPAAAEWTVSLGGAVDREADLGMADIREEYPTVAVAHTMECAGNGRGYFDPETGSVQWEYGAVSTAIWTGAPLRSILADHGAATDDGTWLTAVGGDHPEVEGENDLFARSIPMAKVLEDCILAYEMNGEPLPPEHGHPVRLLVPGWYGVNSVKWLAELHVAETMVHGPEWADRDGDDYTQWQQSAYRIHPEGVEPDSHATVSTFDTWDQLEGDGIDHPYTFDENVKSTIGRPADGATISPRADGTLEVVGVAWAGDDAVIDIEISTDGGDSWDDGEFFGPNYDCAWRLFRYEWVPSPGTYTLLSRATDERGRRQPLRIAGPDEDADDEYPWNEGGYAENAVLPHSVEVTVE
- a CDS encoding DUF5791 family protein; protein product: MFYEQRMTVPDSPADLRAEYEDDLAAIVDDRGPATVAADTDLEEATLEALAAGDSPELTLEAAAEIQALAEGTPDAETIVTMALEHLLLGMSTAVLDVDAVESDLAIEMDAKEIQQKIEGRAPMSFAEFVHIQYVIADGAP
- a CDS encoding tubulin/FtsZ family protein is translated as MKVALIGVGQAGGKITERLARFDADMGFGAVQGALAVNSAEPDLQSLQYVDTQLIGADRVNGHGVGGDNELGTEVMQSDIEQVLGSLDGRVTSKAEAIFVVAGLGGGTGSGGAPVLVHHLQRVYDVPVYALGVLPGRNEGALYQANAGRSLKTLLREADATLLIDNDSWHEQGESVEGAFETINDRIAKRVGLLFASGEAVEGVGESVVDSSEVINTLRAGGVAALGYATAVASEDSAENITTAMTVARQALLTGTSLPEATTADSALLVIAGKPETIPRKGVEKARRWLEDETGSMQVRGGDFPLDSDRLGALVLLGGAERSDRVQAFMERAREAKEAQEDESTDHAAAFEDDRLENLF
- a CDS encoding glycoside hydrolase family 2 — its product is MTEEWTGGVVTDRGDGPPAVEEWRSVSVPGRPAAFADEGPIAYRTTFADPRSDPSERALLELRGAYDRATIWLNGTELTTHEPHFVPLRLEVEPDPENELVIVCERPDAFDGIYGTDAVPDHFGTPAIWWGVELESRPATFVRRFEARPRLGANPNGDAEASSSPNGPDATAGNATTDGAGAAIDVTLEIDAGRAVDDAVTLSVRPEGFRGGATMERVPVVAAAGERTTVTKTIPIRKPSLWWPREHGPQSRYTIQAKLGGDALERTVGLREIECDEDGLLVNGRRVRPRGFARLPGGDPREDVDRAVEANATILRTHAHVPPHDLYEACDEAGLLVWQDLPAVGPDLPVERGTELAAALAEEYGRHPSLAMYGVQDRPTDPFAEPLGSGLLSRLRFRYRAWRTSVDDGPAQGLADSFPDDRPVVATIGAPGTGAEAAHLALGWQYLAADDIDWLLETYPSLGDRVGWFGAGSLADDDADPADVAGLDAALLERRATDAEGSQREQARTLKTVAEGLRRRGCGLLAASAIRDSAPGGGMGVHAVDGEPKLAAEAIAQSFEPVQAVLDGPARSGTVAITLCNDTDEALEAIVGWRAGENTDTERVSVEPFETADAGSARIPGDAERVDLEVGIDDRRIRNRYHL